One window of Papaver somniferum cultivar HN1 chromosome 9, ASM357369v1, whole genome shotgun sequence genomic DNA carries:
- the LOC113310083 gene encoding protein NRT1/ PTR FAMILY 8.1-like codes for MDIVEYTGDGTTDFRKNPAVREKTGDWKACYFIIGNEFCERLAYYGMSTNLVNYLETRLNLGNAKAATQVSLWSGTCYLTPLLGALVADAWFGRYWTIAGFSILYALGMTLLTLSASLHGLKPTCDNKGACSASLGRTFAFFVPLYLVALGTGGIKPCVSSFGGDQFDDTHEVEKVQKAAFFNWFYFAINVGALIASSVLVWVQMNVGWDWGFGIPAIAMFIAVVSFFAGTGLYRYQTPGGSPFTRICQVIVASFKKSGVQVPEDKSLLYEMSDGKSDIVGSRMLNHTDGLSFFDKAAVQTETDRALQNRWRLCTVTQVEELKAIIRILPVWATGIVFSAVYSQMSTMYVLQGNTMDPHIGKFKIPSASLSTFDTISVMIWVPLYSKFIVPFASKYTGHKEGFTQLQRMGIGLVISIFAMLAAGILEVVRLDMVRKNNYYDVEYLPMSIMWQIPQYLLIGCAEVFTFVGQLEFYYAEAPDAMRSLCSALNLTTVSLGNYLSSFLVTIVTAISTRNGQLGWIPDNLNRGHLDYFYWVLTALSAVNFVVYLFITKWYTCTSKTAIAKAG; via the exons ATGGATATAGTAGAATATACGGGTGATGGGACGACAGATTTCCGGAAAAACCCTGCTGTTAGGGAGAAGACTGGGGACTGGAAAGCTTGCTATTTCATTATTG GTAATGAATTTTGTGAGAGATTGGCATACTATGGTATGAGTACCAATTTGGTGAATTATCTTGAAACTCGGCTCAACCTAGGTAATGCTAAGGCAGCTACACAGGTCTCGCTCTGGTCGGGGACTTGTTATCTTACTCCATTGCTTGGAGCCTTGGTTGCCGATGCTTGGTTTGGAAGATACTGGACTATTGCTGGCTTCTCCATCTTATATGCTCTT GGTATGACATTGCTAACACTTTCAGCATCACTTCATGGACTGAAGCCGACATGTGATAATAAGGGTGCTTGTAGTGCTTCACTTGGACGGACTTTCGCGTTTTTCGTACCACTTTATTTGGTTGCTTTAGGAACTGGTGGAATTAAACCTTGTGTTTCATCATTTGGTGGGGATCAGTTCGATGATACCCATGAAGTTGAGAAAGTACAAAAGGCTGCTTTTTTTAATTGGTTCTACTTCGCTATCAATGTTGGAGCTTTAATCGCTTCATCTGTTTTGGTTTGGGTACAAATGAATGTTGGTTGGGATTGGGGATTCGGGATTCCAGCTATTGCTATGTTCATTGCTGTGGTAAGTTTCTTCGCTGGTACCGGTTTGTACCGTTACCAAACTCCTGGTGGAAGTCCTTTTACGAGGATCTGTCAAGTCATAGTTGCATCTTTCAAGAAATCTGGAGTACAAGTGCCAGAAGATAAGTCTCTTCTTTATGAGATGTCAGATGGAAAGTCCGATATTGTAGGAAGTCGAATGCTTAATCACACTGATGGTTTGAG TTTCTTCGACAAAGCTGCGGTGCAAACTGAAACTGACCGTGCCTTACAGAACCGGTGGAGACTTTGCACAGTTACACAAGTTGAAGAACTCAAGGCGATCATCCGAATCCTTCCTGTATGGGCAACTGGTATAGTCTTCTCTGCTGTTTACAGCCAAATGAGCACCATGTATGTATTACAAGGAAATACCATGGATCCACATATAGGGAAATTTAAAATCCCATCAGCCTCACTCTCTACTTTCGACACAATCAGCGTCATGATATGGGTACCCCTTTACAGCAAATTCATAGTTCCATTTGCTAGCAAGTACACTGGCCATAAAGAAGGATTCACTCAACTTCAGAGAATGGGAATTGGCCTAGTCATATCAATTTTTGCTATGTTAGCTGCTGGAATCTTGGAAGTCGTTCGGCTTGATATGGTGAGAAAGAATAACTACTATGATGTCGAGTACTTGCCCATGTCGATTATGTGGCAAATTCCACAATACTTGCTTATTGGATGCGCAGAAGTTTTCACCTTTGTTGGGCAGTTGGAATTCTATTACGCCGAAGCACCCGACGCAATGAGAAGTTTATGTTCCGCTCTCAATCTGACAACAGTCTCGTTAGGGAACTACCTGAGCAGTTTTCTTGTAACCATTGTTACAGCTATCAGCACAAGAAATGGTCAACTTGGATGGATTCCTGATAATCTCAACCGAGGTCATCTCGATTACTTCTACTGGGTTTTGACAGCTTTAAGCGCTGTTAACTTTGTGGTTTACCTCTTCATCACAAAATGGTACACTTGCACGAGTAAAACTGCAATCGCGAAGGCTGGCTAA